The following coding sequences lie in one Glycine soja cultivar W05 chromosome 16, ASM419377v2, whole genome shotgun sequence genomic window:
- the LOC114390075 gene encoding stamen-specific protein FIL1-like: MAAATKSLLSLILLLVVSHETQMAMTQSSTCSSQLSDLNVCAPFVVPGVNTNPNATCCNALQAVDRDCLCNTIRIASQLASQCQIPSLGCGAN, encoded by the exons atgGCTGCAGCAACAAAGTCTCTCCTCTCTTTAATTCTTCTCTTGGTTGTGTCACATGAGACACAAATGGCCATGACACAGAGCAGCACCTGCTCAAGCCAGCTGAGTGACCTCAATGTTTGTGCACCATTTGTGGTGCCTGGTGTCAACACAAACCCTAATGCTACATGCTGCAATGCCCTTCAAGCTGTGGACCGTGACTGCCTTTGCAACACCATTAGGATTGCTTCTCAACTCGCTTCTCAGTGTCAAATTCCATCCCTTGGCTGTG GTGCAAATTAG